The following proteins come from a genomic window of Phnomibacter ginsenosidimutans:
- the asnS gene encoding asparagine--tRNA ligase produces MSGQLEGELGAMAFSEIYTFGPTFRAENSNTARHLAEFWMIEPEMAFYDIEDNMNLAEAYIKFLIKAALERNADDLKFLDERLKDEEKSLPQDKRSELGLIEKLEFVLNNEFERITYTEAIDILRNSTPYKKKKFQYDVQWGIDLQSEHERYLVEKHFKKPVIVTGYPAAIKAFYMRMNDGCEPGKETVAAMDILAPGIGEIVGGSQREERYDKLVARMEAMGVPTHEMEWFLDTRRFGGCPHSGFGLGFERMVQFVSGMTNIRDVIPFARTPKNCEF; encoded by the coding sequence GTGAGCGGTCAGCTCGAAGGCGAACTGGGTGCCATGGCCTTTAGCGAAATCTACACCTTCGGCCCCACCTTCCGTGCCGAAAACAGCAACACGGCCCGCCACTTGGCCGAGTTTTGGATGATTGAACCCGAAATGGCGTTTTACGACATCGAAGACAACATGAACCTTGCTGAGGCGTACATCAAGTTCCTCATCAAAGCCGCTTTGGAACGCAACGCCGACGACCTCAAATTCCTCGACGAACGCCTGAAAGACGAAGAAAAAAGCCTGCCGCAAGACAAGCGCAGCGAGTTGGGCCTCATTGAAAAACTGGAGTTTGTGCTCAACAACGAGTTTGAACGCATTACTTATACCGAAGCCATCGACATCCTGCGCAACAGCACCCCGTACAAAAAGAAAAAGTTTCAGTACGATGTGCAGTGGGGCATCGACCTGCAAAGCGAACACGAACGCTACCTCGTTGAGAAGCATTTCAAAAAGCCCGTGATTGTCACCGGCTATCCCGCCGCTATCAAGGCCTTTTACATGCGCATGAACGATGGCTGCGAACCGGGTAAAGAAACAGTAGCCGCCATGGACATTCTGGCCCCTGGCATTGGCGAAATTGTGGGCGGCTCACAAAGAGAAGAACGTTACGACAAGCTGGTGGCCCGTATGGAAGCCATGGGCGTACCCACTCATGAAATGGAGTGGTTCCTCGATACCCGCCGCTTTGGTGGCTGTCCGCACAGCGGCTTTGGCCTCGGCTTCGAACGCATGGTGCAGTTTGTAAGCGGCATGACCAATATCCGCGACGTGATTCCTTTTGCCAGAACACCAAAGAACTGCGAGTTCTAA
- a CDS encoding tetratricopeptide repeat protein yields the protein MLNNAQGLMQAAGMDMNAEEPIVPKKNPAKIAAIPATPAAAAMPAYLQKLQAAIATKISAADKAEADKLLQANGSNVNAANAAVGLWMGKMPLQALYVMSKAAVADATNPNTLNNYASMLSMAGAEQLALPILQRLNQQYPRNSTILNNIGQAWLGLGDLLKAEQYLDSAIRIYPGHSQANLAKANIAESKGNTKAAAEAIRKSLDESFSNDKVNQLRKYGERYNGSNLRLPSSMPADALGLHRFTWPAYPVTVEQSQLLEKEWQQLKEQCRKEGEVLKQKFERTQQQAFEEQEQRNKALFAYNPLSGAPPPQPLPPFAEAASIKLRYYIEDKDGGQQFRIQKLAQAMADAHQKVALLDQQRQADLKAVQEKYDPLIGEGRPNPLEAYCAEYNAVNSKFLAAANPLLERSYKNWLDENLRRLNNEMYYYQYIQWPTQFEATKLQAKISWLSAIADQPVQFAALGPFCKSKPQTPPSGKGLAEFDDIACQYNSTMDLGVFQITSNCSRLSGHIKLGPVEYNRKIDMDKDILLAASLEVTAGVSKGWEKGPVAAEAKAEVRGKLEWNEKQMTNWTVTADAGVSVGSNLGYGDKSIEIAGATAQIGMNSGPSLSGRGLLQGVQIK from the coding sequence ATGCTTAACAACGCACAAGGATTGATGCAAGCGGCAGGCATGGATATGAATGCGGAAGAACCGATAGTACCCAAAAAGAATCCCGCTAAAATTGCTGCCATACCCGCTACGCCTGCTGCAGCAGCCATGCCTGCTTATTTGCAAAAATTACAGGCAGCTATTGCCACAAAAATATCCGCAGCCGACAAAGCCGAAGCCGACAAACTGTTGCAAGCCAATGGCAGCAATGTAAATGCAGCCAATGCAGCCGTTGGTTTGTGGATGGGCAAAATGCCCCTGCAGGCACTATACGTGATGAGTAAGGCCGCTGTGGCAGATGCTACCAACCCCAACACCCTCAACAACTACGCCAGCATGCTCAGCATGGCCGGTGCCGAACAGCTGGCCCTGCCCATTTTGCAACGGCTCAACCAGCAATATCCCCGCAACAGTACCATCCTCAACAACATAGGGCAGGCATGGCTGGGTTTGGGCGATTTGCTGAAAGCCGAACAATACCTCGACAGCGCTATCCGTATTTACCCCGGCCACTCGCAGGCCAATTTGGCCAAGGCCAACATAGCCGAAAGCAAAGGCAATACCAAAGCCGCTGCCGAAGCCATCCGCAAATCGCTGGATGAATCGTTCAGCAACGATAAGGTAAATCAACTGCGTAAATACGGTGAACGATACAATGGTAGCAACCTGCGCCTGCCCTCCAGCATGCCTGCCGATGCACTGGGCCTGCACCGCTTTACCTGGCCAGCCTATCCGGTTACTGTTGAGCAATCTCAACTGTTGGAAAAAGAATGGCAACAACTGAAAGAGCAATGCCGAAAAGAAGGAGAGGTTTTGAAACAAAAATTTGAACGCACACAACAGCAGGCATTTGAAGAACAAGAGCAACGCAACAAAGCATTGTTTGCCTACAATCCTTTGAGCGGCGCACCACCACCACAACCCCTGCCCCCCTTTGCGGAAGCTGCCAGTATTAAGCTACGCTACTACATCGAAGACAAAGACGGTGGACAACAATTCCGCATTCAAAAGCTGGCCCAGGCTATGGCCGATGCCCACCAAAAAGTAGCACTGCTTGACCAACAACGGCAGGCAGACCTCAAGGCGGTGCAAGAAAAATATGACCCCCTCATTGGCGAAGGCCGCCCCAACCCGCTGGAGGCCTACTGCGCCGAATACAATGCTGTGAACTCAAAATTTTTAGCCGCCGCCAACCCCTTACTGGAGCGCAGCTACAAAAATTGGCTCGATGAAAACCTGCGCCGCCTCAACAACGAAATGTATTACTACCAGTACATTCAATGGCCCACCCAATTTGAAGCCACCAAACTGCAAGCCAAAATAAGTTGGCTCAGCGCCATTGCAGATCAGCCGGTGCAGTTTGCTGCCCTTGGGCCATTTTGCAAAAGCAAACCCCAAACTCCGCCCTCCGGTAAGGGCCTTGCCGAGTTCGACGACATTGCCTGCCAGTACAACAGCACCATGGACCTCGGCGTGTTTCAAATTACCAGCAATTGCAGCCGCCTCAGCGGCCACATTAAACTGGGGCCAGTAGAGTACAACCGTAAAATAGACATGGATAAAGACATCCTCCTGGCGGCCTCTCTCGAAGTCACAGCAGGCGTAAGCAAAGGCTGGGAAAAAGGTCCCGTGGCGGCAGAAGCCAAGGCCGAAGTACGGGGCAAGCTGGAATGGAACGAAAAACAAATGACCAACTGGACCGTGACCGCCGATGCCGGCGTAAGTGTGGGTAGTAATTTGGGTTATGGCGATAAAAGCATCGAAATTGCAGGTGCAACTGCCCAAATAGGCATGAACAGCGGCCCCAGCCTCAGCGGCCGCGGATTGCTGCAGGGTGTGCAAATCAAATAA
- a CDS encoding response regulator: MATTVFIVDDHYMVVEGIRSLLQAEQGIEWMGHASNANSCLAFLQSRQPDVILMDINLPDISGIELCKEVKQKYPHVFILGLSTFNQLSFIEKMMDNGASGYLLKNAGSDEIVAAINEVMHGRKYLSAEAAGVVRHAANAGNTLLTRREKEVLQLIAEGLTNQEIADRLFVSVSTVDTHRKNLLQKLAAKNTAALVKIAMDQQLL, from the coding sequence ATGGCCACCACCGTTTTTATAGTCGACGATCACTACATGGTTGTAGAAGGCATCCGTTCTTTACTGCAAGCCGAGCAGGGCATTGAGTGGATGGGGCATGCTTCCAACGCCAACTCTTGTCTCGCTTTTTTACAAAGCCGTCAGCCCGATGTCATCCTCATGGACATTAACCTGCCTGATATATCGGGCATAGAGTTGTGCAAAGAAGTGAAACAGAAATATCCGCATGTATTCATCCTTGGGCTCAGCACTTTCAATCAGCTGAGTTTTATAGAAAAAATGATGGACAACGGTGCCAGTGGCTACCTGCTGAAAAATGCCGGCAGCGATGAAATTGTAGCGGCCATCAACGAAGTAATGCATGGCCGCAAATACCTGAGTGCCGAAGCTGCTGGTGTGGTACGCCACGCAGCCAATGCCGGCAACACACTGCTTACCCGCCGCGAAAAAGAAGTACTGCAACTCATTGCCGAAGGCCTCACCAATCAGGAAATTGCAGACCGTTTGTTTGTAAGCGTATCTACAGTAGATACCCACCGCAAAAACCTGTTGCAAAAACTGGCCGCAAAAAACACAGCTGCATTGGTAAAAATTGCCATGGATCAGCAGCTGTTGTAG
- a CDS encoding MIP/aquaporin family protein, translated as MSIFTAELTGTALLLLLGNGVVANVLLPHSKGQGGGWIVISFGWAMAVFVGVFLSASVSGAHLNPAVSLAMAVLGKISWAQLPVYLSAQMLGAMLGSLAVWAVYQRHLLACNDAGLKQAVFCTAPAIPHTLSNLLSETLGTFVLVYAVLYIAAPAATLGALDALPVALLVLAIGLSLGGPTGYAINPARDLGPRIMHALLPMGTKGSSNWAYAWIPVVGPLLGALLAAVLWLW; from the coding sequence ATGAGCATTTTTACTGCAGAACTTACTGGTACCGCCCTGCTACTGTTGCTGGGCAATGGCGTAGTGGCCAATGTATTGCTGCCCCACTCCAAAGGGCAGGGTGGCGGCTGGATTGTGATCAGCTTTGGCTGGGCCATGGCCGTATTTGTGGGTGTGTTTCTGTCGGCATCGGTAAGTGGGGCACATCTTAATCCGGCTGTATCGCTGGCCATGGCGGTGCTGGGCAAAATCAGCTGGGCGCAGCTGCCGGTATATCTGTCGGCACAAATGCTGGGCGCCATGCTCGGCTCACTGGCGGTGTGGGCGGTGTACCAGCGGCATTTGCTGGCCTGCAACGATGCAGGATTGAAACAAGCGGTGTTTTGTACGGCACCCGCCATTCCCCATACGCTCAGCAACCTGCTGAGCGAAACGCTGGGCACATTTGTGCTGGTGTATGCGGTGCTGTATATTGCTGCACCTGCTGCCACCCTGGGGGCGTTAGATGCCTTGCCCGTAGCGCTGCTGGTATTGGCCATTGGCCTGAGCCTCGGTGGCCCCACCGGCTATGCCATCAACCCTGCCCGGGATTTGGGCCCCCGCATCATGCATGCACTGCTACCCATGGGCACCAAGGGCAGCAGCAACTGGGCCTATGCCTGGATACCCGTTGTGGGCCCCTTACTGGGTGCCCTGCTGGCTGCGGTATTATGGCTATGGTAA
- a CDS encoding tail fiber domain-containing protein, with amino-acid sequence MIQFPFIRLNTQRSVGLTLFVLMIQTAQAQNVGIGTSNPVARLHVADSNVLFTGPNHVVNSTSANPPVQGPGARMMWYPQKAAFRAGLAYGLQWDKDSMGVISVALGNSTKAMGESSFASGAGSTAYGDRSTAMGEGTVASGIASFAAGTQSIAAGRNAIAMGLGNVASNDYTVALGTSNTASGFAAFAFGQLAKATSNTAIAMGISANAGGFSSLALGQNTEALGQGSMAIGTDAKATAAYSYALGFNAQASANMSVAIGNETRARSYGSLSVGSLNDTSDITTPGIAQTTDRIFQIGNGSVAGRSNAMTVLRNGNMGIGTTTPVNKLHIQYGYAGYPGPFPAGLTLEGNQNTYLHLITPFSQESGILMGTATGTTPAGAGLVYNSSQQRGGLEFKTNNLTRMSLTQNGRLGIGTSVPQAGLHLNVGNAEALRLQAVDPYISFVDDNGTFTGYVLSGQSNSGEMRVGTNVAIPIHLRPNNITALTASTTGKIGIGTTSPTQQLEVVAGPSANATKIVIGNRGGFGPAALEFVSDYGLASQWRPGFIMSGDNGNFTGNLAFYTNGTGSGNLYNAVKGMEIRNGSVLTATGSVGSFSDERLKENIVPFHDGLNVINQINPVQFDYKANAPFANSQTQIGIIAQELEKIAPYMVRQTTEGNVQDMRWVDHQAYIFLLINAIKEQQQQLLEANKKIADMQAILQSLTAPKH; translated from the coding sequence ATGATACAGTTCCCTTTCATACGGCTGAATACGCAACGTAGCGTTGGGCTAACGCTTTTTGTATTGATGATACAAACCGCTCAGGCACAAAATGTGGGCATTGGCACCAGCAACCCTGTAGCCCGGTTGCATGTAGCCGATAGCAATGTGCTCTTCACCGGACCGAACCATGTGGTCAACAGCACATCCGCCAATCCGCCCGTACAAGGGCCGGGAGCAAGAATGATGTGGTACCCGCAAAAAGCAGCTTTCCGGGCAGGGTTGGCCTATGGTTTGCAATGGGATAAAGACAGCATGGGCGTCATTTCTGTTGCGTTGGGCAATAGCACCAAAGCCATGGGAGAATCATCCTTTGCATCCGGGGCTGGCAGCACTGCCTATGGTGATCGGTCTACCGCTATGGGAGAAGGCACCGTTGCATCAGGTATTGCTTCCTTTGCTGCCGGCACACAGAGTATTGCTGCTGGTAGAAATGCCATTGCCATGGGTTTGGGCAATGTTGCTTCTAACGATTATACGGTTGCACTTGGCACTTCAAACACAGCAAGCGGCTTTGCGGCTTTTGCTTTCGGGCAATTGGCAAAAGCCACATCCAATACCGCCATTGCCATGGGCATAAGTGCCAATGCTGGTGGATTTTCAAGCCTGGCCCTTGGGCAAAATACCGAAGCGCTGGGACAGGGTTCAATGGCCATTGGAACCGATGCAAAAGCCACTGCTGCTTATTCCTACGCTTTGGGTTTTAATGCACAAGCCTCAGCAAATATGTCCGTAGCCATTGGCAACGAAACGAGGGCCCGATCTTATGGAAGCCTTAGCGTGGGTAGTCTTAATGATACCAGCGATATTACAACTCCGGGTATAGCACAAACAACCGACCGCATTTTTCAAATAGGCAATGGTAGCGTAGCTGGTCGCAGCAATGCTATGACGGTGCTACGCAATGGCAATATGGGCATTGGCACTACCACACCAGTCAATAAGCTACATATTCAGTACGGGTATGCAGGCTATCCGGGGCCCTTTCCGGCTGGCCTTACACTAGAAGGCAATCAGAACACCTATCTGCATTTAATCACCCCCTTCAGTCAGGAATCTGGCATACTGATGGGCACCGCTACCGGTACCACACCGGCAGGTGCAGGACTGGTGTACAATAGCAGTCAGCAGCGAGGGGGCCTGGAATTCAAAACCAATAACCTCACCAGAATGTCGCTTACCCAAAATGGCCGGCTGGGCATCGGCACCAGTGTGCCCCAGGCAGGCTTGCATCTCAACGTGGGCAATGCTGAAGCGCTTCGCCTACAGGCCGTTGATCCATACATCAGTTTTGTAGATGACAACGGCACTTTCACCGGCTATGTTTTATCTGGCCAAAGCAATAGTGGTGAAATGCGGGTAGGCACCAACGTGGCCATTCCCATTCACCTCAGGCCCAATAATATCACTGCACTAACGGCCAGCACTACGGGCAAAATTGGTATTGGCACCACTTCACCCACACAGCAACTGGAGGTGGTAGCAGGACCCAGTGCTAATGCCACTAAAATTGTGATTGGCAACCGGGGTGGCTTTGGCCCTGCAGCACTGGAGTTTGTGAGTGATTATGGATTGGCAAGCCAATGGCGCCCTGGCTTTATCATGAGTGGCGATAATGGCAACTTCACTGGTAATTTGGCATTTTATACCAACGGCACTGGCTCGGGCAATTTATACAACGCCGTTAAAGGCATGGAAATACGCAACGGCTCGGTACTCACCGCCACTGGCAGCGTGGGTAGCTTTAGCGATGAACGCTTAAAAGAAAACATTGTGCCCTTTCATGATGGACTGAATGTGATCAATCAAATCAATCCTGTACAGTTCGATTACAAAGCCAATGCACCCTTTGCCAACAGCCAAACGCAAATCGGCATCATTGCACAAGAACTCGAAAAAATTGCGCCTTACATGGTACGCCAAACCACTGAAGGCAACGTGCAGGACATGCGTTGGGTAGATCATCAGGCCTACATTTTTCTGCTCATCAATGCCATCAAAGAGCAGCAGCAACAACTGCTGGAAGCCAATAAGAAAATTGCCGATATGCAGGCCATTCTTCAATCATTGACCGCACCAAAACATTAA
- a CDS encoding OB-fold nucleic acid binding domain-containing protein: MAFNIRTKIKDALVSDPTNQHIIIMGWVRTFRSNRFIALNDGSTINNIQIVVDFENTDEALLKRITTGACIKVSGQLVPSVGSGQKVEIKAEAIEILGDSDPEKFPLQPKKHSLEFLREIAHLRMRTNTFGAVFRVRNTLASATHEFFQGRGFVYWNSPIITASDAEGAGEMFRVTTLPIDGSAPAPTMAASISARTFLAKAPTSP; this comes from the coding sequence ATGGCTTTCAACATTCGGACAAAAATTAAAGACGCTCTGGTTAGTGACCCCACTAACCAGCACATTATTATCATGGGTTGGGTGCGCACCTTTCGCAGCAACCGTTTTATAGCCCTCAACGATGGCAGCACCATCAATAATATTCAGATTGTTGTAGACTTTGAAAATACCGACGAAGCCCTGCTCAAACGCATTACCACCGGTGCCTGCATCAAAGTAAGCGGCCAGCTGGTACCCAGTGTAGGCAGTGGCCAAAAGGTAGAAATCAAAGCTGAAGCCATTGAAATACTGGGCGACAGCGACCCTGAAAAGTTTCCGCTGCAACCCAAGAAGCATAGCCTCGAGTTCCTGCGGGAAATTGCCCACCTGCGGATGCGTACCAACACTTTTGGTGCCGTTTTCCGGGTACGCAACACCCTCGCCAGCGCCACCCACGAATTCTTTCAGGGCCGTGGCTTTGTGTACTGGAACAGCCCCATCATTACCGCCAGCGATGCCGAAGGTGCCGGCGAAATGTTTCGCGTCACCACCCTGCCCATTGATGGCAGCGCCCCCGCACCGACGATGGCAGCATCGATTTCAGCCAGGACTTTTTTGGCAAAAGCACCAACCTCACCGTGA
- the rmuC gene encoding DNA recombination protein RmuC: MWRTQCAMVDASLFSVSNHPCTGDVDRLLLLRKQQASQQSLAQLQTEKAGDLYDKFVGFTESLQEVGKKIQDAQQAHDNVCKQNCTQAGAIWYDV, from the coding sequence TTGTGGCGTACTCAATGCGCCATGGTTGATGCAAGCCTATTCTCTGTTAGTAATCACCCTTGTACTGGAGATGTTGATCGGTTGCTGTTGCTTCGGAAGCAACAAGCCAGCCAGCAATCTCTGGCACAGTTGCAGACAGAAAAGGCCGGCGATTTGTACGACAAGTTTGTGGGCTTTACCGAGAGTTTGCAGGAAGTAGGCAAGAAAATACAGGATGCCCAGCAAGCCCACGACAATGTTTGTAAACAAAACTGTACACAGGCAGGGGCAATTTGGTACGACGTGTAG
- a CDS encoding tetratricopeptide repeat-containing sensor histidine kinase has translation MKSKYFFRWMMVGCMSLLVSAVHGQTLMNLDSLLRLLPAAKADSNKVDLYINIGQQYEGTQLETAAHYYRLAGELSKQLGYTRGVIKYINNYTYILNLVSKYDSSLLLNQEAIRLSGIIKDSFMMGKAYFNAGTSARLSDKLRLSVQYYLEGQRIFEKHGDASIEARGHDILQSLYENLDQFEKAKEHGRKAVALSRAQNDSLLLMSALANLGMSYAELNQLDSAEKVYNESLVICRLLKNDYSENILMLNMGDLYFNQQKFQQLKPMYARALAISTAMDNIENTGIALRGMAIAHLYENDYATALRYAQRALQIADSLHVLSEKQKCLNTLANIHFALHNVATAASLTKQASMLADSISNQRLQRDVAELETIYQVQQKEDRLAQQQASLRQKSNLNYALGALAILLLASLLLVWRTWQQKQKLQAQEIDRLQQEKQLAAAEAIMQGEEQERSRLAKDLHDGLGGMLSGIKFSLQHTKGNVLLNDEGQAAFEKSIVMLDQSINEMRRVAHNMMPESLLKFGLSKALTDFCHDMQQSSQLSISCHLLEVDKLPKGEAISVYRIVQELVNNILKHAHATEALIQVTRHDDVLSITVEDNGRGMQQQNEAAAGMGWNNIRSRVHFLKGQIDVQSTPEAGTSVHIEWPVQG, from the coding sequence ATGAAATCAAAGTATTTTTTCCGATGGATGATGGTGGGCTGCATGAGCTTGCTTGTGTCAGCAGTTCATGGCCAAACCCTCATGAACCTCGATAGCTTGTTGCGGTTGTTGCCTGCGGCAAAAGCCGACAGTAACAAGGTCGATTTGTACATCAACATTGGGCAGCAGTACGAAGGCACGCAATTGGAAACAGCGGCGCATTATTACCGCCTCGCCGGTGAGCTCAGCAAGCAATTGGGATACACCCGTGGCGTCATCAAATACATCAACAACTACACTTACATTCTGAATCTGGTGAGCAAGTATGATTCGTCATTGTTGCTCAATCAGGAAGCCATCCGCCTGTCGGGTATCATCAAAGATTCTTTTATGATGGGCAAGGCCTATTTCAATGCCGGTACTTCGGCCCGGCTGAGTGATAAGCTGCGCCTTTCTGTGCAGTATTATCTGGAGGGGCAACGCATTTTTGAAAAGCATGGCGATGCTTCCATTGAAGCAAGGGGGCACGATATTTTGCAATCCTTGTATGAAAATCTTGACCAGTTTGAAAAGGCGAAAGAACATGGCCGCAAAGCGGTTGCATTGTCGAGGGCACAAAACGACAGCCTGTTGCTGATGAGTGCACTCGCCAATTTGGGGATGAGCTATGCCGAGCTCAACCAACTGGATAGCGCAGAAAAAGTGTATAATGAATCGCTGGTTATTTGCCGGTTGCTCAAGAACGATTATTCAGAAAATATACTGATGCTGAACATGGGTGATTTGTATTTCAATCAGCAAAAATTTCAGCAACTCAAACCCATGTATGCAAGAGCCCTGGCTATTAGCACGGCCATGGACAATATTGAAAACACTGGGATTGCCTTGCGGGGTATGGCTATTGCGCATTTGTATGAAAACGATTATGCCACGGCACTCAGGTATGCACAACGGGCCTTGCAGATTGCTGATTCATTGCATGTGTTATCAGAAAAACAGAAATGCCTGAACACACTGGCCAATATTCATTTTGCCTTACACAATGTAGCCACGGCGGCATCTCTCACCAAGCAGGCATCCATGCTGGCGGACAGCATCAGCAACCAACGTTTGCAACGTGATGTAGCTGAACTGGAAACCATTTATCAGGTGCAGCAAAAAGAAGACCGGTTGGCGCAGCAGCAAGCCAGCCTGCGGCAAAAAAGCAATTTGAATTATGCATTGGGTGCATTGGCGATATTGCTGTTGGCCAGCTTGCTGCTGGTATGGCGCACCTGGCAGCAAAAGCAAAAACTACAGGCACAGGAAATAGACCGGCTGCAGCAGGAAAAACAGCTGGCGGCAGCTGAGGCCATTATGCAGGGAGAAGAACAGGAACGCAGCCGGCTGGCGAAAGATTTACATGACGGACTGGGCGGCATGCTCAGCGGCATCAAGTTTTCATTGCAGCATACCAAGGGCAATGTGTTGCTGAATGATGAAGGCCAGGCTGCTTTCGAAAAAAGCATTGTGATGCTGGATCAGTCTATCAACGAAATGCGCCGTGTAGCCCATAACATGATGCCAGAGAGTTTGCTGAAATTCGGCCTCAGCAAAGCCCTCACCGATTTTTGTCATGATATGCAGCAGAGCAGCCAGCTCAGCATCTCCTGCCACTTGCTGGAAGTAGACAAACTACCCAAGGGTGAAGCCATAAGTGTGTACCGTATCGTACAGGAATTGGTGAACAATATTTTGAAGCATGCACATGCCACAGAAGCATTGATACAAGTTACCCGCCACGATGATGTGCTTTCCATTACAGTAGAAGATAACGGTCGTGGTATGCAGCAACAAAACGAAGCTGCCGCCGGCATGGGCTGGAACAATATCCGCAGCCGGGTTCATTTTTTAAAAGGCCAGATAGATGTGCAATCAACACCCGAAGCTGGTACGTCGGTGCATATTGAGTGGCCGGTGCAGGGGTAA
- the glpK gene encoding glycerol kinase GlpK, giving the protein MSRYILSFDQGTTSSRAILFNEQGHIMSVAQKEFTQYFPQPGWVEHDALEIWTTQLTVATEAVLKAGINLQDIAGIGITNQRETTVLWDRHTGQPLHHAIVWQDRRTADYCDSLRQSGAAEMIREKTGLVTDAYFSATKLKWLLDHVPGARAKAQQGDLCFGTIDSWLVWKLTNGQRHVTDVSNASRTMLFNIHTLQWDEELLRLFDIPASVLPEVCSSSEIYGHTQQVLAAAAIPICGIAGDQQAALFGQMCLQPGMVKNTYGTGCFMLMNTGSQPVLSQHNLLTTVAWKIGDEVQYALEGSVFIGGAVVQWLRDGLHLIPNSAAVEALSRQAADNAGVYMVPAFTGLGAPYWNQQARGIIVGLTRGTTDAHLAKAALESIAFQTMDVLTAMEADAGMPVQEMRVDGGATVNEYLMQFQADLIQTRVVRPAITETTALGAAYLAGLAVGVWKDTQTLAQYWQQDAAFTPTMPLATCNEHRRQWQKAVMAALAWTTA; this is encoded by the coding sequence ATGTCCCGTTATATTCTGTCTTTCGACCAGGGCACTACCAGCTCCCGTGCCATTCTCTTTAATGAGCAAGGCCATATCATGTCGGTGGCGCAAAAAGAATTTACCCAATACTTTCCGCAGCCCGGCTGGGTAGAACATGATGCCTTGGAAATATGGACCACCCAACTGACGGTAGCCACTGAAGCCGTGCTGAAAGCGGGTATCAATCTGCAAGACATTGCGGGCATTGGCATTACCAACCAGCGGGAAACGACCGTGCTGTGGGACCGGCACACCGGCCAGCCCCTGCACCATGCCATTGTGTGGCAAGACCGTCGCACCGCCGACTACTGCGACAGCCTGCGGCAAAGTGGTGCTGCCGAAATGATTCGTGAAAAAACCGGCCTGGTGACTGATGCTTATTTTTCTGCCACCAAGCTCAAGTGGCTGCTCGATCATGTGCCCGGTGCAAGGGCCAAGGCACAGCAGGGCGATTTGTGCTTTGGCACCATCGACAGCTGGCTGGTATGGAAGCTCACCAACGGACAGCGACATGTAACCGATGTGAGCAATGCCAGCCGCACCATGCTCTTCAATATTCATACCCTGCAGTGGGATGAGGAGCTGCTGCGCCTGTTTGATATACCGGCGAGTGTACTGCCCGAAGTGTGCTCCAGCAGCGAAATATACGGCCATACGCAGCAGGTGCTGGCCGCTGCGGCCATACCCATTTGTGGCATTGCCGGCGATCAGCAGGCGGCGCTGTTTGGGCAAATGTGCCTGCAGCCGGGCATGGTGAAAAATACCTACGGCACGGGCTGTTTCATGCTCATGAATACAGGCAGCCAGCCGGTGCTGTCGCAGCACAATTTGCTGACGACCGTAGCCTGGAAGATTGGTGATGAAGTGCAGTATGCGCTGGAAGGCAGTGTATTTATTGGCGGCGCCGTGGTGCAATGGCTCCGCGATGGCCTGCACCTGATACCCAATTCGGCTGCCGTTGAAGCGCTGAGCCGGCAAGCGGCAGACAATGCCGGTGTATACATGGTGCCTGCCTTTACCGGGCTGGGCGCCCCCTACTGGAACCAACAGGCCAGGGGCATAATTGTGGGCCTTACCCGCGGTACAACCGATGCGCATTTGGCCAAGGCCGCTCTGGAGAGCATTGCCTTTCAAACCATGGATGTACTGACGGCGATGGAAGCCGATGCCGGCATGCCCGTGCAGGAAATGCGGGTAGATGGCGGTGCTACGGTAAATGAATACCTGATGCAGTTTCAGGCAGACTTGATTCAAACCCGGGTGGTACGCCCGGCCATTACAGAAACCACGGCACTGGGTGCTGCCTATCTGGCAGGTCTGGCGGTGGGCGTTTGGAAAGACACACAAACACTGGCACAATACTGGCAGCAGGATGCTGCATTTACGCCTACCATGCCTTTGGCTACCTGTAACGAGCACCGCCGACAATGGCAGAAAGCTGTAATGGCAGCCCTGGCATGGACAACTGCATAA